A single Nitrospirota bacterium DNA region contains:
- the cbiB gene encoding adenosylcobinamide-phosphate synthase CbiB yields the protein MTAGTLALACLADAVAGDPRWLPHPVKLMGLVITWCDERVRPHCAGPAAKRLAGIALAVGLPASAYALGWLAIELAGLVHDLLGRGMELFLAWTTLAARDLLDHGLAVQRALVRGSLPEARAAVALIVGRDTQALPEPEVVRATVETVAESASDGVVAPLLYLAIGGAPLALAYKAISTLDSMVGHLDERHRDFGWASAQLDDLANWMPARATGGLLVLAAGLVFRDLRVVRRAWHVLRRDGAKHPSPNSGRPEAAMAGALGVQLGGLNLYDGVPVERPVLGDPGPILTAAHVRLALTLLATVAVLAAGAAIGARLL from the coding sequence GTGACCGCCGGAACGTTGGCGCTGGCCTGTCTCGCGGATGCAGTGGCCGGGGATCCCCGCTGGCTGCCCCATCCGGTCAAGTTGATGGGCCTCGTCATCACCTGGTGCGACGAGCGGGTGCGGCCGCATTGTGCAGGTCCGGCCGCCAAGCGACTGGCGGGGATCGCCCTGGCCGTTGGCCTGCCGGCATCCGCGTACGCGCTCGGCTGGCTCGCGATCGAGCTGGCCGGTCTGGTTCACGATCTGCTCGGACGGGGGATGGAGCTGTTTCTCGCCTGGACCACGCTGGCGGCCAGGGATCTGCTGGACCATGGGCTGGCCGTTCAGCGGGCGTTGGTTCGTGGCTCGCTGCCGGAAGCCAGGGCCGCGGTAGCCTTGATCGTGGGGCGGGACACGCAGGCCCTGCCCGAGCCGGAGGTGGTGAGGGCGACCGTGGAGACCGTGGCTGAGAGCGCCTCGGACGGAGTCGTGGCCCCGCTCCTCTACTTGGCGATCGGCGGCGCTCCCCTGGCCCTGGCCTACAAGGCGATCAGCACGTTGGATTCCATGGTCGGCCATCTGGACGAGCGGCACAGGGATTTCGGCTGGGCTTCGGCCCAGCTCGATGATCTGGCCAATTGGATGCCCGCGCGAGCGACGGGGGGGCTCCTCGTGCTGGCGGCGGGGCTGGTCTTCCGCGATCTACGCGTCGTCCGTCGCGCCTGGCACGTGCTCAGGCGCGACGGGGCGAAGCACCCGAGTCCCAACAGCGGACGTCCGGAGGCAGCCATGGCCGGAGCACTGGGAGTGCAGCTCGGAGGGCTCAACCTCTATGACGGAGTGCCGGTCGAGCGGCCGGTGCTCGGCGATCCCGGACCGATCCTGACGGCGGCCCACGTCCGCTTGGCCCTGACGCTCTTGGCGACCGTGGCGGTCCTGGCGGCCGGAGCCGCAATCGGAGCGCGGCTGCTGTGA
- a CDS encoding adenosylcobinamide-GDP ribazoletransferase: MNRERSDVKGETTGAETAQPASAPSSSSGHLTSHVSRLTSGVSRPFLLAWHFLTAVPLSRLAHDPRPEELARSMLWYPAVGLILGWALAVSDLLLTRVLSPVVVNGLLLLLLVAVTRGLHQDGLADFLDGLAGGRTPAERLAVMRDGRIGAIGATGLILDLGLRYAGLTVLSETHRFDLLICLPAVGRWSMVLGAYGVRYARAEGGLAGPFLGHLTVRHLLAATGLLGAVLLWLLGPTGAVLSLLLAGGVARAMSLWSRRLLGGTTGDVLGATNEIVETLWLLAVPVLLGLP, from the coding sequence GTGAACCGTGAAAGGTCAGACGTGAAAGGTGAAACGACCGGCGCGGAAACAGCGCAACCGGCAAGCGCGCCTTCTTCGTCCTCTGGTCATCTCACGTCTCACGTCTCACGTCTCACGTCTGGCGTCTCACGTCCTTTTCTTCTGGCCTGGCACTTCCTCACCGCCGTTCCTCTCAGCCGCCTCGCCCACGATCCGCGCCCGGAGGAGCTGGCCCGCTCCATGCTCTGGTATCCAGCCGTCGGCCTGATCCTGGGATGGGCCCTCGCCGTGAGCGATCTCCTGCTGACACGGGTCCTGTCGCCGGTCGTGGTGAACGGGTTGCTGCTCCTGCTGCTGGTTGCGGTGACACGCGGCCTGCACCAGGACGGCCTGGCCGATTTTCTGGACGGGCTGGCGGGCGGACGGACGCCGGCAGAGCGGCTCGCCGTCATGCGCGACGGGCGCATCGGGGCGATCGGCGCGACCGGCCTGATTCTGGACCTGGGGCTCCGCTATGCGGGGCTGACGGTGCTGTCGGAAACGCACCGGTTCGACCTGCTGATCTGTCTGCCGGCCGTCGGCCGTTGGAGCATGGTGCTGGGCGCCTACGGCGTCCGTTACGCACGGGCCGAGGGAGGGCTGGCCGGTCCCTTCCTGGGGCACCTCACCGTGCGGCACCTGTTGGCGGCCACGGGCCTGTTGGGCGCGGTCCTGCTCTGGCTGCTCGGGCCGACCGGCGCCGTTCTGAGCCTTCTGCTCGCGGGCGGGGTCGCTCGGGCGATGAGCCTCTGGTCGCGGCGATTGCTGGGCGGGACGACCGGCGACGTGCTGGGGGCGACCAACGAGATCGTCGAGACCCTGTGGCTCCTGGCCGTGCCCGTTCTGCTGGGACTGCCGTGA